From the genome of bacterium, one region includes:
- a CDS encoding SCO family protein, whose translation MRSLILIFTLLGLSMGLIGCEGSRSPKDSLPVMGAAPDFTFLDTQEEQFRFRETDGRVRVVSFFFARCPSICPRINSSLQAIQRALPSPESALFVSISVDPENDTPEVLAEYAKKYRGSSKNWKFLTGDSSTVESLLSEGFRLASGMLPDEHNTRVVLVDRQGRVRGYYQGMDSSHLERLKSDLLGMVKDK comes from the coding sequence GTGCGTTCTCTTATTCTCATATTTACACTTCTCGGTCTATCGATGGGATTGATAGGTTGCGAAGGAAGTCGCTCCCCAAAAGACTCGCTACCGGTGATGGGAGCAGCTCCTGACTTTACATTTCTCGATACTCAAGAAGAACAATTTCGTTTTCGAGAAACTGATGGTCGAGTGCGTGTTGTGAGTTTCTTTTTTGCACGGTGTCCGAGCATCTGTCCAAGGATCAATAGCTCACTTCAAGCAATACAAAGAGCGCTCCCCTCTCCAGAGTCTGCTCTTTTCGTATCTATCTCCGTCGATCCAGAGAACGATACGCCTGAGGTGTTAGCGGAGTATGCAAAAAAGTATCGAGGAAGTTCAAAAAATTGGAAGTTTCTAACAGGAGATTCGTCTACTGTAGAGAGCCTGTTGTCTGAGGGGTTTCGACTTGCCTCAGGGATGTTGCCAGATGAGCACAATACCCGAGTGGTACTGGTCGACCGCCAGGGACGCGTCAGAGGCTATTATCAAGGTATGGACTCCTCTCATCTAGAACGCCTGAAGAGCGACCTACTTGGGATGGTCAAAGATAAATAG
- the cyoE gene encoding protoheme IX farnesyltransferase: MDLSKWRDYLSLTKPRIGFMVLISTSMGFFLASGSIEPLPRFLFALLGTFLTVAGSAVLNNFVERELDKRMKRTAQRPLPAGRITPASALSFGTTLVLSGTAILVGQVNLLTGFLALLSAFLYVLVYTPLKRITWLNTMVGAIPGALPPVGGWAAATGEISLEAWLLFLILFIWQHPHFYSIAWIYRDDYRKGGCHMLPSVDPDGERTARHVMCFSVLLVPISILPVLIGMSGMVYGIGAIVLSCYMLRAGYRFVSALDDASARGLLRASLIYLPVIFLLVVADSGLV, translated from the coding sequence ATGGACCTAAGCAAATGGAGAGATTACCTTTCACTCACGAAGCCTCGGATTGGCTTCATGGTTCTCATTTCAACTTCCATGGGTTTTTTCCTCGCATCTGGCTCGATAGAGCCACTTCCTCGATTTCTATTTGCTCTTTTGGGCACGTTTCTCACGGTGGCAGGTTCCGCCGTGCTGAATAATTTTGTTGAACGAGAGCTGGATAAAAGAATGAAGCGCACAGCTCAACGGCCTCTCCCCGCGGGGAGAATTACTCCAGCGAGCGCGCTGTCATTCGGTACAACTCTTGTGCTGAGTGGTACGGCAATTCTCGTTGGACAGGTAAATCTCTTAACAGGATTTCTCGCCTTGTTGAGCGCGTTTCTTTACGTCCTGGTGTATACGCCGCTCAAGAGAATTACATGGCTTAATACTATGGTGGGTGCCATCCCTGGAGCACTTCCGCCTGTTGGAGGATGGGCTGCTGCTACTGGAGAAATCTCTCTAGAGGCCTGGCTACTTTTTTTAATTCTTTTTATCTGGCAGCACCCACACTTTTACTCAATAGCGTGGATTTATAGAGATGACTATCGGAAAGGGGGGTGTCATATGCTGCCATCAGTCGACCCTGATGGAGAGCGAACAGCTCGTCATGTTATGTGCTTCTCGGTTCTTCTTGTTCCCATATCAATTTTGCCCGTCTTAATCGGGATGAGTGGGATGGTCTATGGAATAGGAGCTATAGTACTGAGCTGCTATATGTTACGGGCTGGATATCGGTTCGTGTCAGCTTTAGATGACGCCTCAGCGCGAGGACTGCTCCGCGCATCGCTCATCTACCTTCCGGTTATTTTCTTGTTAGTAGTTGCTGATTCTGGGTTAGTATAG
- a CDS encoding glycosyltransferase, giving the protein MQIDEIVQMLQRGEIQSALDAIEEYPTSALPTPNYDLVRAIVLDYSAAPVLALEAIERELSHFPDNMVAKQLGESVQGSIDQAKKNSPVDNIPIKFSLILPVESLEEGWRLTLRSIHAQIYKNIEVIVIHKSLPLAQQQELLTLDRRIRIVHHSGHTAHQLIDYGLQKSTGEFQMVIPEAGTILTAIGLATVSQILSEESEIRFITGSLAYLNSAGLPFDSPSPANRWSRKDLMDSKIFSNPVIAPRFANTLWHRDIYTGAKAIASECPKEAYEFDLFLRMIRLTKFYTSNCLLSIRPTTQWQNRTEYLSPRYISEALICIEREKRLAPLSDNDSVAPPLIGQTPERYIRFSPEFAPLPYFPIFKTNEFQHNAPRISLVTPCFNQEDFIEETIDSVLSQGYPNLEYIIIDGGSSDRTCEIIRRHEKHLHYWRSEPDGGQYFAIQEGFAHASGEVMSWINADDRLTQYSLFYIGLIFLSYPQISWLTGCPASIARTGVATEGKLSKPYSRENFLLRGFDRPYIQQEGTFWRRSLWEQAGSALDLRYTLAAETELWRRFYRHSPIQQFEKSLGLFRIRDGQRSASQRVEYMREAERILQEESDLARRGIYSHCPTPPPCLSLHDVQRQAEQLLHRLSSSPQSAP; this is encoded by the coding sequence ATGCAGATTGATGAGATTGTTCAGATGCTTCAGAGAGGAGAAATCCAGTCGGCCCTCGATGCAATAGAGGAGTATCCTACAAGCGCTCTCCCTACCCCAAACTACGATCTTGTAAGAGCTATTGTCTTAGATTACTCGGCCGCTCCTGTTCTCGCTCTTGAGGCGATAGAACGCGAGCTATCTCATTTCCCCGACAATATGGTTGCAAAACAACTCGGGGAGAGTGTTCAAGGGAGTATCGATCAGGCAAAGAAAAATTCCCCCGTCGATAATATACCTATTAAATTTTCTCTTATTCTGCCAGTAGAGTCACTCGAAGAAGGCTGGCGTCTTACCCTTCGTTCCATCCATGCTCAAATCTATAAAAATATAGAAGTGATAGTTATCCATAAGAGCCTTCCTCTTGCACAACAACAAGAGCTCCTTACTCTCGATAGGCGAATTCGAATAGTACACCATTCAGGGCACACCGCACACCAACTGATTGACTACGGTCTACAGAAGTCAACTGGAGAATTCCAGATGGTAATCCCAGAAGCAGGTACTATTCTTACTGCGATAGGGCTTGCCACTGTTAGCCAGATCCTATCAGAAGAGAGCGAGATTCGATTTATTACAGGAAGCTTGGCGTATTTGAATAGCGCAGGGTTGCCATTTGATTCTCCCAGCCCTGCTAATCGATGGAGCAGAAAAGACCTAATGGATTCGAAAATATTTTCTAATCCTGTGATAGCTCCAAGATTCGCGAATACCTTATGGCATAGAGACATCTATACTGGAGCAAAAGCAATTGCATCAGAATGCCCAAAGGAGGCATATGAGTTTGATTTATTTTTAAGAATGATTCGACTCACTAAATTCTATACCTCGAACTGTCTATTGAGCATCAGACCGACCACTCAATGGCAGAATCGGACGGAATATCTCTCGCCTCGATATATCAGCGAAGCACTAATCTGTATAGAACGTGAGAAACGACTAGCTCCTCTCTCAGACAATGACTCAGTCGCTCCGCCGCTTATCGGTCAAACACCAGAGAGATACATAAGATTCTCCCCTGAGTTCGCTCCTCTTCCGTATTTTCCAATCTTTAAAACGAACGAGTTTCAACACAATGCGCCACGGATCTCTCTGGTAACACCATGCTTTAATCAAGAAGACTTCATCGAAGAAACCATAGACTCTGTTCTTAGCCAGGGGTATCCAAACCTTGAATATATCATCATTGATGGCGGTAGTTCGGATCGAACCTGTGAAATTATTAGACGTCACGAAAAACACCTTCACTATTGGCGCAGTGAGCCTGATGGAGGGCAATATTTTGCAATTCAGGAAGGATTCGCTCATGCCTCTGGTGAAGTAATGAGTTGGATTAATGCTGACGACAGGCTAACACAATACTCCTTGTTTTATATCGGACTTATCTTTCTGTCCTATCCTCAAATTTCATGGTTAACGGGGTGTCCTGCATCGATTGCTCGGACAGGCGTAGCTACTGAGGGCAAACTCTCGAAACCATATAGTAGAGAAAACTTTCTGTTACGTGGCTTTGACCGTCCGTATATCCAGCAGGAAGGAACGTTCTGGAGACGGAGCCTGTGGGAGCAGGCAGGGAGCGCTCTTGATCTGAGGTATACATTAGCGGCAGAGACTGAGTTATGGCGGAGATTTTATCGACACTCTCCAATTCAACAATTCGAAAAGTCTCTCGGCTTATTCCGAATACGAGACGGTCAGCGGTCCGCATCTCAAAGAGTAGAATATATGCGCGAAGCGGAAAGAATCTTGCAAGAGGAATCAGATCTAGCAAGGAGAGGCATATATTCGCACTGCCCAACACCTCCACCATGTCTTTCTCTTCATGATGTGCAAAGACAAGCGGAGCAACTCCTTCATCGCCTCTCCTCTTCCCCGCAATCAGCCCCCTGA
- a CDS encoding cysteine--tRNA ligase, producing the protein MVHFYNSLSRVLEAFKPASDERVTYYSCGPTVYNYAHIGNLRAYLFNDIVKRYLEFRGYSVYHVMNITDVDDKTIRDSQKAGKTLREFTDFYLAEFLEDLKTLNIILPEKMPRATDEIDGMIEMIGKLLESGHAYQAENGDVYFKVSSFPNYGELVQLNPETLKANAGQRLNAADEYEKENAQDFALWKAHSAADGDNYWESPFGRGRPGWHLECSVMSTKYLGQPIDIHSGGVDLKFPHHTNEIAQSECCGAAPFVRYWLHNEHLIVNGKKMAKSAGNFFTLRDLLERGHDPRSIRYELLLKTHYRQQLDFREDDLSGNTKLIQRFDDCYEKLSESAPAETPLREEWNQFCRGIESEFCAAMDDDLNISVAMAAVMKFIKEVNKSAQELTAGDRQLGRELLKSIDSVFGLGIGEQVKELPDEEIQALIDEREEARKSKNFARADEIRDHLAGLGVILKDTASGVRFTRKP; encoded by the coding sequence ATGGTACACTTTTATAATTCATTGAGTCGTGTCCTCGAGGCTTTTAAGCCTGCGAGTGATGAGCGAGTGACATACTATTCATGTGGACCGACCGTTTATAACTATGCTCATATCGGTAATCTTCGCGCGTATCTCTTTAACGATATCGTTAAGCGCTATCTCGAGTTTCGAGGATACTCCGTCTATCATGTGATGAATATTACCGATGTGGATGATAAGACCATTCGAGATTCTCAAAAAGCAGGGAAGACGCTTCGAGAGTTTACTGATTTTTATCTCGCCGAATTCCTCGAAGACTTAAAGACTCTCAATATCATCCTCCCGGAAAAAATGCCCCGGGCGACTGATGAGATCGATGGAATGATCGAGATGATTGGCAAGCTTCTTGAGTCAGGGCATGCTTATCAAGCTGAAAATGGAGACGTCTACTTTAAGGTTTCCAGCTTTCCGAACTATGGAGAGCTTGTTCAGTTAAACCCTGAAACATTAAAGGCGAATGCTGGTCAGCGGCTGAATGCTGCCGATGAGTATGAAAAGGAAAATGCGCAGGATTTTGCGCTGTGGAAAGCCCATTCCGCCGCCGATGGTGATAATTACTGGGAGAGCCCTTTTGGAAGAGGGCGACCTGGATGGCACTTAGAGTGTTCAGTAATGTCTACAAAGTACTTAGGGCAGCCAATTGATATTCATTCGGGTGGCGTGGACTTGAAGTTCCCACATCATACCAATGAGATCGCACAGTCAGAATGTTGTGGTGCGGCTCCGTTCGTTCGGTACTGGCTTCACAACGAACATCTCATCGTCAATGGGAAGAAGATGGCAAAATCAGCGGGGAACTTCTTTACGCTGCGAGATTTACTCGAACGTGGCCATGACCCTCGAAGTATTCGTTACGAACTGTTGTTAAAAACGCACTACCGACAGCAGCTTGATTTTCGTGAAGATGACTTGAGTGGAAATACAAAGCTCATTCAACGATTTGATGATTGCTATGAGAAGCTCTCGGAGAGTGCTCCAGCTGAGACTCCGCTACGGGAAGAGTGGAATCAGTTCTGTCGTGGGATTGAGTCTGAATTCTGCGCTGCGATGGATGATGACCTAAATATTTCTGTTGCAATGGCAGCGGTCATGAAGTTCATCAAAGAGGTGAATAAGTCTGCGCAGGAGCTCACAGCAGGAGATCGACAGCTCGGAAGAGAGCTGCTAAAGAGTATCGATAGCGTCTTTGGTCTTGGTATTGGAGAACAGGTAAAAGAGCTGCCAGACGAGGAGATTCAAGCTCTCATTGATGAGCGAGAGGAAGCGCGGAAGAGCAAGAACTTCGCTCGAGCGGATGAGATTCGGGATCACTTAGCAGGTCTGGGGGTGATATTAAAGGATACTGCCAGTGGAGTGCGCTTTACGAGAAAGCCTTAA
- a CDS encoding sigma-70 family RNA polymerase sigma factor, whose protein sequence is MEEERPLQENTPFKFEPEQHLEWVERYVRRFLREFDISQQEKDELVGIGYLGVVEAAERFDPLRGVPFKPYATIRVRGALLDGLSKITGLSRSGFQKARALRALTDYREEDEIRRRAEGSPDEKLAEVFEQAASAAFVYRLSLYAESGEELLGSDAETPEEVASRQEVAVLLKHGVKKLPEKERLVIEEYYFHHRTFDEIGEKHSMSKGWVSKIHRRAVAQLREFMTGHDAVLHESDE, encoded by the coding sequence ATGGAAGAGGAACGACCCCTTCAGGAAAATACCCCGTTCAAGTTTGAACCTGAGCAGCATCTTGAGTGGGTTGAGCGGTACGTCCGACGCTTCCTTCGAGAGTTTGATATCTCCCAACAAGAAAAGGACGAACTTGTGGGTATTGGTTACCTCGGAGTTGTTGAAGCAGCCGAACGATTTGATCCCTTGCGTGGAGTACCCTTCAAGCCCTATGCAACGATTCGGGTTCGAGGGGCATTGCTCGACGGATTATCAAAGATTACAGGGCTCTCGCGTTCAGGGTTTCAAAAAGCAAGAGCGTTGCGTGCTTTAACGGATTATCGAGAGGAAGATGAGATTCGACGGCGTGCTGAGGGGAGTCCTGATGAGAAGCTCGCTGAGGTATTTGAGCAAGCTGCAAGCGCGGCGTTTGTGTATCGACTTTCTCTGTATGCGGAGAGTGGAGAGGAGCTCTTAGGGAGTGATGCAGAGACACCGGAAGAAGTCGCGAGCCGACAAGAGGTGGCTGTGCTTTTGAAGCATGGGGTGAAGAAGCTCCCCGAGAAAGAGCGGCTGGTGATAGAAGAGTACTACTTTCATCATAGAACCTTTGATGAAATTGGAGAAAAACATTCAATGTCTAAGGGATGGGTCTCGAAAATTCACCGAAGGGCAGTTGCCCAGCTCAGAGAGTTTATGACGGGTCACGATGCCGTCTTACATGAAAGTGATGAGTGA
- a CDS encoding NAD(P)-dependent glycerol-3-phosphate dehydrogenase, giving the protein MREKSCQLLLLFEMPAVRKRVMATIRKKRSSVGVLGLGNWGTALADHLARNGHNVVCWDRDAAVLESVRNHGKNSRYHSEFSLHEGLCPVDTADLVFEQPILLLTVPSRALREVFSSMQVSTDTLIISAIKGLEPETLLTPLQFMHKKYPQLTRLAVLSGPSFSSDVIRRRPAGIVAASTDGVVAREVSELFRADTMRVYLSSDPLGVELGGILKNVIALAVGVSDGLDLGDSARAALVTRGLAEMTRLAVAMGAEERTLFGLSGMGDLIMTATCDRSRNRTVGIRLGRGEQLDEILRTLGSTAEAVGTTAIVLQLAEEHQVEMPITEAVSAMLEGVISPAEMIQRFILRPTKAEF; this is encoded by the coding sequence ATGAGGGAGAAAAGCTGTCAGCTATTGCTCCTATTCGAGATGCCAGCGGTGCGGAAGAGAGTAATGGCGACGATTAGGAAGAAGAGAAGTTCGGTAGGTGTTCTTGGTCTTGGAAACTGGGGTACAGCGCTTGCCGATCATCTTGCCCGAAATGGGCACAATGTCGTGTGTTGGGATCGGGACGCTGCTGTGCTCGAGTCGGTCAGGAACCATGGTAAGAACTCCCGGTATCATAGCGAGTTCTCTCTACATGAAGGACTCTGTCCAGTTGATACAGCCGATCTGGTGTTCGAGCAGCCCATACTTCTGTTGACGGTTCCTTCTAGAGCGTTGCGAGAGGTCTTTAGCTCTATGCAGGTTTCAACTGATACGTTGATTATAAGCGCAATCAAGGGTCTGGAGCCTGAGACGTTGCTTACTCCTCTTCAGTTCATGCACAAGAAGTATCCTCAATTAACCAGATTAGCAGTGCTGTCGGGGCCTAGTTTCTCTAGCGATGTTATTCGTCGCCGACCTGCGGGTATCGTAGCGGCTTCAACTGACGGGGTAGTTGCGCGCGAAGTATCTGAGTTGTTCCGAGCCGATACTATGCGGGTATATCTCTCGAGCGATCCGCTTGGTGTTGAGTTAGGTGGAATCTTAAAGAACGTAATTGCACTAGCAGTTGGTGTTTCAGATGGGCTTGACCTTGGAGATTCAGCAAGAGCGGCACTGGTCACTCGTGGGTTGGCAGAAATGACGCGATTAGCAGTTGCTATGGGCGCTGAAGAGCGGACTCTTTTCGGACTTTCAGGCATGGGAGACCTTATTATGACTGCCACATGCGATCGGAGTCGCAACCGAACTGTTGGTATCCGACTCGGAAGAGGAGAGCAGTTGGACGAGATTCTGCGAACCCTCGGATCTACTGCTGAAGCGGTTGGGACTACAGCAATTGTACTTCAGCTTGCGGAGGAGCATCAGGTTGAGATGCCTATCACTGAAGCGGTGAGTGCAATGCTTGAAGGAGTTATTTCTCCAGCTGAGATGATCCAACGCTTTATTCTGCGTCCAACCAAGGCAGAGTTTTAA
- the gyrA gene encoding DNA gyrase subunit A, whose protein sequence is MDNESQSLITIENEMQQSYMDYAMSVIVGRALPDARDGLKPVQRRILYAMLGEGLLSNRKHSKCAGVVGEVLKKFHPHGDSSVYDALVRLAQSWSVRYPLVDGQGNFGSIDGDPPAAYRYTESRMSAISSRLLDDIDKDTVDFGPNFDDTTEEPLVLPSGFPNLLVNGADGIAVGMATHIPPHNLTEVVNGALALLQNPELGVLELMEFISGPDFPTGGTILGRSPIIAAYTKGRGIVRVRGEAEVETLTRSGKEVQAIVITEIPFQVNKSSLVEKIGSLINDRLIEGISKLRDESDRKGMRIVMELKRDATPDIILNQLYKLTPLQTSFGIINLAIVEGRPVVCSLKQLLQCFLDHRRDVVTRRAVFELRKAEDRMHILEGYRIALLNLDQVIALIRGAESPALARRQLCEEFELSTVQAQAILELRLQKLTGMERLAVEKEHAELAEEIARLRTLLASPAEIDRVIGEELANIRDEFGDERRTRIVEQEGEIEIEDLIEDERMVVSVTHQGYIKRTPADQYKAQKRGGKGVTAASNKDEDFVEHLFVASTLAYLFFFTTHGRCFIKKVYMLPQGGRTARGRALVNLLELRDGEKISAIRAVSEFADDRFVVMATRQGYIKKTDLMSFERANRKSGLTACTLADGDQLIGARITHGQDDIVLASKSGMAIRFSESDVRPMGRTARGVKGINLDSGDEVVGMVVVAGAESSDGVDGADMRPDESAFLLTACENGFGKRTRIQDYRRQNRGGKGLIDIQAGERNGPVVGVSAVLEDNEVMAIASTGKIVRMGVADISCVGRNTKGVRLVNLDEGEKLSAIAPIRDASGAEESNGDD, encoded by the coding sequence ATGGATAATGAATCTCAGAGCTTAATTACGATCGAAAACGAAATGCAGCAGTCCTACATGGACTATGCGATGAGCGTTATTGTGGGACGAGCGTTGCCAGATGCTCGAGACGGTTTGAAGCCTGTGCAGCGACGAATCTTGTACGCAATGCTCGGTGAAGGACTTCTCTCTAACCGGAAACACTCAAAGTGCGCGGGGGTTGTTGGGGAGGTGTTGAAGAAGTTTCACCCGCATGGTGATTCTTCTGTGTACGATGCGCTCGTGCGCTTGGCTCAGTCGTGGAGCGTTCGATATCCACTTGTTGATGGTCAAGGAAACTTTGGTTCTATTGATGGTGATCCTCCAGCTGCTTATCGATACACCGAGAGTAGAATGAGTGCGATATCTTCTCGACTGCTCGATGATATTGATAAAGATACCGTCGATTTTGGCCCGAACTTCGATGACACCACTGAGGAGCCTTTGGTGTTGCCATCAGGCTTTCCCAACCTACTTGTCAATGGAGCCGATGGAATTGCGGTGGGAATGGCTACTCACATTCCGCCCCATAATCTTACTGAGGTCGTTAATGGAGCACTTGCTCTTCTTCAAAATCCAGAGCTTGGAGTGCTAGAGCTCATGGAGTTTATCTCAGGCCCAGACTTTCCTACGGGTGGAACCATCCTTGGGAGGTCGCCGATTATTGCTGCTTATACGAAAGGTCGCGGCATCGTGCGTGTGCGTGGAGAGGCTGAAGTTGAAACTCTTACTCGGAGTGGAAAAGAGGTTCAGGCAATCGTTATTACTGAAATTCCTTTTCAGGTAAATAAATCTTCGCTCGTTGAGAAGATCGGTAGTCTTATCAATGATCGGTTAATAGAGGGGATTTCTAAGCTGAGAGACGAGTCTGATAGAAAGGGAATGAGGATCGTCATGGAGTTAAAGCGAGATGCAACTCCAGATATTATCCTGAATCAGCTGTATAAACTGACGCCTCTCCAGACCAGTTTTGGAATCATAAACCTCGCAATCGTAGAAGGACGTCCTGTTGTTTGTAGCTTGAAGCAGCTTCTTCAATGTTTTCTTGACCACCGTCGTGATGTCGTAACTCGACGGGCGGTTTTTGAGCTCAGGAAAGCAGAAGACCGAATGCATATCTTAGAGGGGTATCGTATTGCCCTCTTAAATCTTGATCAGGTAATAGCGCTCATTCGAGGCGCGGAAAGTCCAGCATTGGCGCGGCGTCAGCTCTGTGAGGAGTTTGAGCTCTCAACGGTTCAGGCCCAGGCAATCCTCGAACTTCGTTTGCAGAAGCTGACTGGGATGGAGAGGCTTGCTGTTGAGAAGGAGCATGCAGAGCTGGCTGAAGAGATAGCGCGTTTGCGTACTTTACTGGCGAGTCCAGCTGAGATTGACCGCGTCATAGGGGAAGAGCTTGCAAACATTCGAGACGAGTTTGGTGATGAGAGAAGAACTCGGATTGTTGAGCAGGAAGGAGAGATTGAAATTGAAGACCTCATAGAAGATGAGAGGATGGTCGTATCCGTTACCCACCAAGGATATATTAAGCGTACTCCTGCTGACCAGTATAAGGCGCAGAAGCGAGGAGGAAAGGGTGTCACTGCGGCCTCAAACAAGGATGAGGATTTTGTAGAACATCTCTTTGTGGCCTCAACCCTGGCTTACCTCTTCTTTTTTACTACTCATGGGCGATGCTTTATTAAGAAGGTCTACATGTTGCCTCAGGGTGGAAGGACTGCTCGAGGCCGCGCCCTGGTAAACCTGCTCGAGCTTCGAGATGGCGAGAAGATTTCGGCGATTCGAGCAGTTTCAGAGTTCGCTGATGACCGGTTTGTCGTTATGGCAACTCGCCAGGGATATATAAAGAAGACAGACTTGATGAGTTTTGAGAGAGCCAACAGAAAGAGCGGATTGACTGCTTGTACGCTGGCTGATGGTGATCAGTTGATAGGGGCGCGTATTACCCATGGACAAGATGACATTGTGCTTGCCTCAAAGAGTGGTATGGCTATCCGCTTTTCAGAGAGTGATGTCCGTCCTATGGGGAGGACTGCTCGAGGGGTAAAGGGGATTAACCTCGATTCTGGAGATGAAGTGGTTGGCATGGTCGTGGTGGCAGGTGCTGAAAGCTCTGATGGAGTGGATGGAGCTGACATGCGACCAGACGAAAGCGCGTTTCTATTAACGGCTTGTGAAAATGGATTTGGAAAACGCACACGGATTCAAGACTATCGCAGGCAGAATCGCGGCGGGAAAGGGTTGATTGATATACAAGCCGGCGAGAGGAACGGTCCGGTGGTTGGAGTCTCCGCGGTGCTTGAGGATAATGAAGTAATGGCAATCGCTTCGACTGGAAAGATTGTGCGAATGGGAGTTGCTGATATTTCTTGTGTTGGAAGAAATACGAAGGGAGTTCGTTTAGTGAATCTTGATGAGGGAGAAAAGCTGTCAGCTATTGCTCCTATTCGAGATGCCAGCGGTGCGGAAGAGAGTAATGGCGACGATTAG
- a CDS encoding nuclease, with protein sequence MPRCGYDHFKTSKERKGVSMFCAWGCRWSSSVVLFLLHVLLTLSPLHAIPTTFSVRVVGVIDGDTITVLLDGKEEKVRLYGIDCPEDGQAFGRRAKQFTSDKTFGRDVVIKPRDKDPYGRIVAEVFLSDNTLLNEALISAGLAWWYQRYAPRGENLRDLERQARKEKIAIWSQPDPVPPWEYRQNQVEARSNKKLKRRSIGGGR encoded by the coding sequence ATGCCACGGTGCGGATACGATCACTTCAAGACCTCAAAAGAACGGAAAGGGGTAAGTATGTTCTGTGCTTGGGGATGTCGATGGTCTTCCAGCGTTGTTCTATTCCTTCTCCACGTGCTTCTCACGTTGTCACCGTTACATGCAATTCCCACCACTTTTTCAGTAAGAGTTGTTGGTGTAATCGATGGAGATACGATTACGGTTTTGCTTGATGGAAAGGAAGAAAAGGTGCGTCTTTATGGAATAGACTGTCCTGAGGATGGGCAGGCATTTGGAAGGCGAGCCAAACAGTTTACCAGCGATAAAACATTTGGAAGAGATGTAGTTATCAAGCCTCGGGATAAAGACCCGTATGGTCGTATCGTTGCAGAAGTCTTTCTTTCAGATAACACTCTCTTGAATGAAGCGTTGATAAGCGCTGGGCTTGCTTGGTGGTATCAGAGATATGCTCCGAGAGGAGAAAATCTTCGAGACTTAGAGAGGCAGGCAAGGAAGGAAAAAATAGCTATTTGGTCACAACCAGATCCCGTTCCACCATGGGAGTATCGACAGAATCAGGTTGAGGCGCGCTCAAATAAAAAATTGAAAAGGCGAAGTATTGGTGGGGGAAGATAG